The following DNA comes from Ornithobacterium rhinotracheale DSM 15997.
TACTTTCTCGAGAGCTCACTTATTGCTTGGTTGTTTCCGTTCGTTATTTTGGAGGTATTAAGCTGGGTGTAAGTGGCTTAATAAAAGCTTATAAAGAAAGTGCGGAACTCACACTCGATGAGGCTGAAATCAAAATTATTGAAAAAACGAAAAATTTGAGCATTAATTTTCCCTACACTTCACAAAACATTGTAATGCGTAACATTGAAAAGTTCAATGCGCAAATTCTGAATCAAGAATATTTGGCAGATTGCACACTTGAGCTTCAATTAAGTTTGAAAAATTACGAATCTTTTGTGAATAGCTTTGAGCCTTTTAACGAAATTTTAATTACTGAAAAAGGTGTTTAATCTCCGTTTTCGGGCATT
Coding sequences within:
- a CDS encoding IMPACT family protein, producing MIFECKSIKNPIENIITKEKGSKFLGYAYPVQDEEEVKQILDELRQKYPDATHHCYAYRLGFEGENYRANDDGEPNGTAGLPIYNQLLSRELTYCLVVSVRYFGGIKLGVSGLIKAYKESAELTLDEAEIKIIEKTKNLSINFPYTSQNIVMRNIEKFNAQILNQEYLADCTLELQLSLKNYESFVNSFEPFNEILITEKGV